GCGTCAACGGCAGCGCGTCCCGGCGCGACGTCGAGACGAACACCCGCGAGCGATGGTAGTACTCCACCGGGGAGTCGACCCAGCCGGGCAGGTCGATCGACTCGGTGAGGCCGTCGGCCTCGATGCACTCGCGCAGTTCGTCTTCGAGGCGTCCGGACCCCAGCATGGCCGCACGGAACTCCTCGCCGGCCCGATCCAGCGCCGCGAGCGCCTCGACGAACAACAGCGGGTCCTTCTCGGGGCTGAATCGTCCGACCCAGATGTAGTCGTAGACCGACTCGTCGTCGGCCGGCGCGTACGTCTCGACGTCGACGGCGTTGGTCAACACGAAGACGCGCTCGCGGGCGTGCCCGAGCCCGAGGAGCTTTCCGACGTGGGTCGGCCCCGGTACCGAAAGCGTATCGAAGCGGTGAAACAGCCACCGGGGGAGCACCCCATACCACGCGTCGGCGTGGTGGTCGAGGTCGATCCCGATGATCCCGAGGTGGGCGGGATACCCATAGAGGGCCTTCAGCGCCAGCGCGAGACATCCGTACGGGAACAGCGAGACGGAGACGACGGCGTCGTACTCGCCGCGATGGCCCTCGTAGAGCGCCCGCAACGACAGCGCGAACAGGCCAAGCAGGTGGTGGCCGACCGTCGGGACGACGACGGTCCTCGCGTTTTCGACGTCGGCGTCGGCGTTCAGACACACGAGCGTCGTCTCGCCGGCGACGTCGGCTAACGGTCCGTAGTGGCGCTCGAACCGGCCTGCGTCCGAGTGGTTGGCGAGGACGAGCACCGAGTTATCAGCGGTCATGGCAATCGAGTCGGCGGGCGGAGAGAGCCGATCACGACCGTTGCTGGCGACGGGATCGCCATTGTTATGCCCGGATTATCGGAGTAGGGACACGGTACCACGAAACACGGATGTCGCCGGGTCGCCGGGACCGACGACCGACCGGCGAACGGATAGGTCATCCCTCGCCCTCGCCGCCTGCGATCGCCGGGGCCGACGGAGGAAGGGTGCACCATCGGTCGAACTGCGATCGGAGCGAAACCGCCGTCTGTGGCCGATAGACGGACTTTCGTCCGGATGCGCGGATCGAACCGATCGCGCAGGTCACTAGTTATCACCGTTTTCGTTCCGTGAAAAACACCGGTCGGATCCACAACGGATGGATATGACAGTCATAGTTTATTGACCCTCACGGAGAGTATACTTGACGAGGGAAGGTCACGACGACACCATCTCAAATGAGCTACGAAACCTCTACTGATAGGGACGACGAACAGACCCAGAACGGCCAGCCGGATCCGCCGGCAATGGTCGAAGGGATCAAACAGCTACCCGGATACGAATCGCTTCAGGCGCATCTCCGCCCGCCGCGGTCGGACCAGCGACCCACGAAGGACGACGTCTTCGACATCCTCCGGAACCGCCGCCGGCGGTACGTCCTCCAGTATCTGGACGACCACGACGGCGTCGTCGAACTGAGCGACCTCGCCGAGGCGCTTGCGAACTGGGAGTGCGACGACGACGACGCCTACATCACACACCGGGATCGAAAGCGCGCGTACGTCTCGTTGTACCAGACGCACCTCCCGAAACTCGACCGCTCGGGGATCGTCGAGTACAACCAACCCCGGGGAACGGTCACGCTCGGCCCGGACTACCGGTACATCAAGGAGTACCTCCATCACTCCCACGGCGGGGCGCTGTTGTGGCATCGACTGTATCTCTTCGGTGGGGTAAGTGGCGTGGGCGTTCTCGGGCTGAACCGACTGTCGGTGTTTCCCTTCGCGGCGGTCCCCGACGTCGTGTGGTTCCTGCTGGTGTTGGCCGTCTTCGGGACGATACTGGCGGCCCACTCGCTGGTTGCGCGCTCGAACGGGACCCCGGATTCGGGCCTTCTCGACTGATCGGGTCGGGGGTTCGGGGTGTCCTCCACGAGCCGGGTCGCCCGTCGGTCGATCGTCTCTCAGACGTCGAGTCGCCCGGACGCCTCATCGATCCGCTCGGATTCCCACTCGCGGCGGGCCT
The DNA window shown above is from Halalkalicoccus jeotgali B3 and carries:
- a CDS encoding glycosyltransferase family 4 protein, yielding MTADNSVLVLANHSDAGRFERHYGPLADVAGETTLVCLNADADVENARTVVVPTVGHHLLGLFALSLRALYEGHRGEYDAVVSVSLFPYGCLALALKALYGYPAHLGIIGIDLDHHADAWYGVLPRWLFHRFDTLSVPGPTHVGKLLGLGHARERVFVLTNAVDVETYAPADDESVYDYIWVGRFSPEKDPLLFVEALAALDRAGEEFRAAMLGSGRLEDELRECIEADGLTESIDLPGWVDSPVEYYHRSRVFVSTSRRDALPLTLIEAMSTGLACVAPPVGSIPDVVEDDHNAVLLAERDPETVAATLRDLRADPRRTDRLGERATAVRTEFSLANAREDWRRILDVLLGTG
- a CDS encoding DUF7344 domain-containing protein, producing the protein MSYETSTDRDDEQTQNGQPDPPAMVEGIKQLPGYESLQAHLRPPRSDQRPTKDDVFDILRNRRRRYVLQYLDDHDGVVELSDLAEALANWECDDDDAYITHRDRKRAYVSLYQTHLPKLDRSGIVEYNQPRGTVTLGPDYRYIKEYLHHSHGGALLWHRLYLFGGVSGVGVLGLNRLSVFPFAAVPDVVWFLLVLAVFGTILAAHSLVARSNGTPDSGLLD